Part of the Oryzias melastigma strain HK-1 linkage group LG11, ASM292280v2, whole genome shotgun sequence genome, aatccgcCGGCAGGTACAAGGTAAGCCTTACTCACTTCTACACTTTTGTGTTTGCCATTTGTGTTCTTCCTCTTCTCAAATTTTCTTCCTTCTTAAGGCAGCAACTATAATTTCACTTTCAACGTGAAATTCTATCCGGCGGACCCGGCCCAGCTGTCAGAAGACATAACAAGGTACTGATAGTTTTTGCATTaatctaaataaagttttttatgaaaaaaaaaaaacatatctggGGTTTAACTGACTAAAAGAAGGTAGTCTCACGTGAAGAGGAACCTTACTTGAATTTAACAGACGGCCAAAGAAgagcttttgtttgtgcttctGGGTCTGACAAGGGTGATTCAGCGCGgtttcatacatttattttggttgtAATATTCAAACACCCAACCATCTTTTAGGTGTTAGTAACCTTTAAATTTGATCTAATTAAATGCACCGACATGCTCTTTCCTAATAAAACATGGAAGCTCTGAGAAGGTGTTTAACATGTTCAAACCCTGCAGGTACTACCTGTGCCTGCAGCTGCGGAAGGACATCCTGCAGGGCCGCCTCCCCTGCTCCTTCGTCACGCTGGCTCTCCTGGGCTCCTATGCCCTGCAGTCGGAGCTGGGCGAGTACGACCCGGAGGTGCATGGTAACGACTATGGCAAGGAGATGAAGATAGCCCCGGGTCAGACGAAAGAGCTGGAGGACAAGATGATGGAGCTGCATCGTACGTACAGGTCAGTCGGCTGCTCGGAGGTGATCTATTTGAACTTCAATTAAAGTCGTTAGATTTACACGTTTTGTGTAAAGTGGACATGCTCACATGCAGAGTAGCCTCTGGAGGAGAAGTAGAGCTTTTGTGAGTTGTTTGCCAGTTCGTCTTCAGGAATCTGTTGTTTTGGCAGGGCGATGACTCCAGCACAGGCGGATCTCATGTTCCTGGAGAACGCCAAGAAACTCTCCATGTACGGCGTGGATCTTCACCAGGCCAAAGTAAGCACTGCTGTGTTTCCTTGGTTTTTCCATAAGTGTTTTAAactattaaagttaaaaaaactttacaattttatttttatcacatttttgcCATGTGCTCCAAAGAATTGTTAATACTGGTTTGTAGTGGttttgttgaacaaaaaaacagcttctgGCTTTGCAAAGCGGAAGCAGTTAGTTTGATGCTCTTTGCCGCCTCTCTGTAGAATTCAATTTATTCTTTaaggcagaggtgtcaaactcaatcgcacaagaggccaaaattcaaaacacaccttaggtcacaggccaaACAGGactaacatttattgaacactctgaaactacatttttaaaacttttaaaccataacttttatacataattatgaactagatatatagaattacctgcgataatgcttgtgtgaatgctgtaagctcaatttggctgctgaagatgctagtggtgatagcggaagacgctgaaattgattgctaaaaacactgaagctatgatagccagctaaaatttagctaaatgccaaattaccctgaaaaaataaaaaaaggaaaaactttggttagcaTAAACCATAGCTGAAAAAGTGgctaaacttctaaatatcctaaaaactgaaaaaagcccaaattagtcaaaacagctagcatgtaaatattagcctaactacaAAACTGCCTAAAACACGTACGAAGAAAAGCCTTAATtactcaaaacagctagcatgtagctgaaatattagcaaaactccaaaatagcctaaaaaacttaaaaagaaaagcctaaattagaggTGTGGTCTAGTCTGTGATTAACAGTGACAGTGGGCTTAGTTTGAGGTAacaaaaggaagttttattattgtctcaatgaaaataagaaataaatcatAAGGTTCAGGAAGGCCGAGCAGGCCGCCTCCTGCAGCTGTTTCCCGGCCAGCCAACCAACCTGGGGTTGGTTTAGCAAGCAACGAGCGAGCTCCACCACTCAAAGATGGGCGTGACTtgcaccagttgaccaatcacaaaattcaactgtaataccttgtttcaacctctAGGGGGCGTCTCACAAACagtttttagactatattttcagtttattttaaaaatttaaagctTCACAAATTGATATTTCTAATCTTTCCAAGTTTTTTGAGGGGGGGTGTCCTTCAAGCTTCAGTCTAAGCTTTAATCAGCATAACCAATGGCACGGCTCGGGTCATTTTTAGACATTAGCTGTTAGTCCACCTAAATCTTTGCACATCTGCAggaaacaataaacaaaatggGTATTACTGAATTGATTTAGAACTTAATTTCCAcctttttattctaatttttgtaGAATAGCTTTTAATATGTGATTAGTGGAGTACATCCTAAGCCACCtacacaaaaatgttaacatcaTTACGATAataggagtgtgtgtgtgtgtgtaagggGGGGTGCAGTTATGCAATGACACAATATTATTCAATAAGCCAGCAGCAGGAAGTCTTCAAATTAATGAGTTCAACCTGCTGCTGATGGTTGAAGTCTGTTGCACAGGACTGCAAAACCGGTGAGCTTCAGTCAAAAATCAGGTCAGCCTCGCTCCATTTGTTTGTGAGTGAACCCGGCGCAGCCTGTGCCACCCCCCTGTGGACAACTCCTAGCAGTACAAATCAGATTCCGTCCTCGGAGGTAAAATATCAAACAGCAGCTGGATGAGAATCAACAGACATTGAGAATAAAACCTGCAAGTGTGATGGATTTAATGTTGGGTAAATAGCTCATCAGTGAGCCAGTAACAAATACAACCATTATCTAGAATTGCTCCATCCTGAATAATATCAGCTTAGCTATGAACCATCATCTTTGTGAGGTTCATTGAAAGTGTCTTTGGGTTGTTCTTTTTCACACTGTTGAAGAAACTTGAGTTTTTGGAGCAAGAGGGTTCTCAAACCCTTTCAAAGGCTTTCCGtaacttctttttgtttttattccatcaGGATCTGGAAGGTGTGGACATCATGCTCGGGGTGTGCTCCAGCGGTCTGATGGTTTACAAAGACAAACTCAGGATCAATCGATTTCCGTGGCCCAAAGTCCTCAAGGTGTCCTACAAGCGTAGCAGCTTCTTCATCAAAATTCGACCTTCAGAGGTAGATGACGACGACTCCACGCCTCCCCGCCTGACCACAACTCTGAGCTTCAtcggtttgtttttgtgtttctaacagGTGGAGCAATACGAGAGTGCCATCGGCTTTAAACTGCCCAACTACAAGGCGGCCAAGAAGCTGTGGAAAGTCTGCGTTGAACACCACACCTTCTTCAGGTGGGTCTCTGCTAAACATCCCAGTACGGTTCCTTTTCTGCTCGCTCACGTGGATGGACTCCTCATGCGCAGGCTGACCTCCACCGAGATGGCCACCACTCCGCGTAAGTTCCTAGCTCTGGGGTCCAAGTTTCGCTACAGCGGCAGGACTCAGGCTCAGACCAGACAAGCCAGCTCCCTGATCGACAGACCGGCTCCTCTATTCCAGCGCTCCTCCAGCAAGAGGAACTCACGCAGTTTGGACGAAGGTGATGCTTTTCACGCAAGAAGCACACAAATCCTTACACTCTTTCAGTATTTATGTTCACCATGGCTCTCCAGAGTTCTTCAAAGTGAAGTCTCTTCATTTCAGCGATGGCCTCAACTCCTGACAACAAATCCAGCCGCCCGGTCAGTGCGCCGCTCATGTCCCCTGTGTCGCCAGGGGAGGCGGCGCCCTCGCCGTTGCTTCCCGCCCTGCTCCGCTCTAGCCAAAACGAGGGCTCGATACTGAGAAGCCAACGCTCTGCTGACAGGAGGGGGGACAGGAAGACGGAGTGCAAACTGGATAACGCCAGGAGCCACAGTCCTAAAGGGACTCCCACTGCCGAGATCAAGGTGACCTCTTGTTTGAGCTCCAGCGATGGTGGTTAGCTATACAAAGCCTTTCACGCTGAGTTCCTGCTTTTCTATTAACACTCACTCCTACACACCCCAGCTGTGTGAACTCTGCTGGAGGCTGTCTGCATCCACTGCCCTCAACAAGCtagcaactaaaaaaaaaacataataaaatgcTACTTGAGTTGAATATCATACCAGTAAAAACTTAACACTGCGTATCTGAGTTACGTAGCTTAAGAAATAGGTGCAAACAGAACCTGGAGATGTGATTTGGAGGCTTGCAGATATTTTTGTCACAACTCAGTACATGAGCTCTGTGTCTGCTAGCAGACCGTGGCCAAGAAGGAAAGGAGGTACTCCCCATCTGTGACCAGCGGGGGGCGAGAGAAGAAGAGCCAGGTTTGTGCGCTCGATGCATGATCAACTTGGATGGAGTCTGATTATGTAGTCACATGATTcacatcaaaaacatttaaattaggaaaaattTGGATGCCACATCTAATTGTTAGAGATAAGTcagttttttgtaaaactaacataagcagtatttttttcttgttttagaaTTAGAATTGAACTGCCTCCCATTTTCTACAACATTTAACTAGCTTATAAAATATGACACAAAGGTGGGCTTGTCACCTCTGAGCATATGCAGAAAAGTGACACTGGAGCTTTGGGTTCTTCAGGTTGAGATGAAGTCTTTCAGGAAACAAGCTATATAAGATGAATAAACCCTGTAGTCATCTGACCGTTGATGAAACTaagttttttggtcatttatgTCACAGAAGTTGGAAATAATGTCAGTTTTCCTAAATGAAAACTGCTCATTAAAGTTGTTCTAAATCTGACTTATTTATCAGTCACCTGCCAATCGAAAGAGCCACACCTCCTATTTAGCAAGTTTTAGCATAGTTTTAGACATTAATTGCATTACTTAGACTAACATAGGTGCAAATGTGTTGTAGTAACAGTGGAATTGTTTTGAATTGCAGTATATAAGGACCAACTTAATTATGTAATGTCGCATTTTACACATGATAgcagttatttttatctttaaactaccaggaagtaaaagtgttgatccttgttcaaaactcttgagTTTGTTACAAACTCCAGATGCCTTCATTCAATAAATACCAGAACCCAGTGTGTAAAATCTAGGGATGTGTCTTGTCCAGAGTCTGGTGacatgatatgtatcgcgatacgcaCCTCACGATATGATATGTTTCGCGATATATCCAAAGACTTTAGTCATTGGTATGACTTAACTGTAGATTTGAACTCACACCCTTCCAGTCTCAaagcagacactctaccacggGGCCACTGTTCTCCTCGAACACTCAAATAGCACCATTCCACCCCGTTGTTACATCCTTAGAGAGGCAATTTTCGCCAAAAATGATTGGAATTAGGTAGATTTGACAAGGAAGTCAATACGTTTTTAAATTGGATTTACTGATCAAAGGCTTTGTACCTCGTTTATTCTCAAAATGTTTGAAGATTGAGGCTATCTGGCtgctttttcagcttcaaatggtgtatatttctatttaataaaataccTACATACATCACCAAGTTAGCCGATTTGTTTCTCACTAAATGTAGTCATTCTCTCCAAATGATTGATTCTAGACGGCCTCTCTCATTTCATGATTATGTTGTGCTGCTCCCTCTGTGGAGATGCTAACTTGTGTTTCTTCTGAGGGGGAAACAGCGCCCTCTCAAGGACTGTAAGATGGAAATGGTTCGAGTGAGGAAGGTTAGCAAAAGGTTTTAAGCCCGGTTTTGGACCgcattcacttttctttttagcGGCACGGTTTTTCCACTGCAGAGGCCCATGATGCTTTGCGGCATCATGAGCCATGTCATCTGTCATATGGAGGCTTGTGCAGACCCCCCATCAACAACTCTCTACCTCATAGTCAAATTGATATTTGATACATGATGCTCATAGAATAAAACACATTGTTGGATTTAGAGTTttaagaaacaataaataaacatatatatttagtCTTTCAACCCAAATTGTTtttgtagacatttttttctttgtgatgtaGACGGTTTTCCTCAGCTATGTTTGTGAGGAGCATGTAGACGCACTTATGCATGTCTCCTCTGCACGGACTGCATGGAATCCACCAGCATTTCCCCACACGCAAACCtgttaggtgttttttttgtcttctcaacCAAACTGGGAACTGCAAACAGCTCTGTACTGGTGCCAAATCCATTATAGAACTTGCTCCACAACAGAAATCCATCGTGGACTTCTCTAACCAGTTCCCATATTGGAAACAAAAGGAGATGCTTGTGTGTGTTACCCTCTAGATCTCAAGCAGTTAAAAGGTGGGCtgagtgtttttgtatttttttttaatttgcagttGGTCAgctcttttctgttctttttggtCATGTCACAGTGTTGCTGCTTTAGGTCATGCATAATCACATGGGAGTGTGTGAGCTGTATGGACCAGAGTATTTTTGTGGAACGCAAACGAGAAATCTGAACCTTTGAGTGAACCTGCTAACGACCAGCTTCTCATCTCCCCCTATTCTTCACAGAAAAGAGCTAAGAGACTTGAAGGTGAAACTATTTATATCAGACATAGCAATTTAATGCTGGAGGTTGGTATTGTGATTTTATAGACAACTAAGTTGTCGTTTGCTGTCTTTGTGGCTGCATGGATGTTGTGTTGAACCTTtgcatgtctgtctgtttttttttttcttttgcttccgTCTTAGCTGAACCCAAAGGGGTTGGCATGCACCATTTACCTCTCAGATTCTCATGCAAGTAGCTTCACCTCACTTTGCTGTTGTGTTTGCTTCATCCCGCTGTCACGGTTTTATCATCGACACCAAAAGGAGTCTTTAAGCGGATGCTTAATGGCGATGAATCCCTTAGAATCGATCCCTCCAGGCTCACTCTGCTTCTGGTCACTTCTGTTTTCATCAAGACTCAAGAAAGTTAAGTGAGGATTAATCAGTCAGACGTGTCGCAAAATCACCTGTGATTGCCCCCTGAAGGGCTATAAGGCGGCAGTCCTTCATAATTTATCCCAATAGAAGAGAGGAAGCTGAAGTTTCTGGAGGATTAGAAAATAGATAATAAGCACACTGCAAGAACTGAAtcttaagacaaaaaaagtcaagaaaaaatgttttttttttgtcttacaagaaaaataatcatatcaataaagtttttcaataggAAAATAATCTTAAGAAAACATATCTTAGTGGAATTTCTTACCCAACCggaggagtttttccttatttaaataTCTGGCAGTTGGGTTAGAATTTTGACTTAAATCATCAAAACTCTGTGTTAACCTTCCCTCAGAGTGAGATGTTTCTCAGGTTAGGAGCTGCAGGTGCAGTGAGGAGGACGTCTCAGCACTAGACCTTCAGCTCTTACCTGATCATCATTCTGACATTGTGTTTCCTGCATCATCTCATGTCTGCATCGCTTATCCAATGTAAAGCAGAAAGTCGTTTACTGTATCCACGGTAGTCCgtgtttcacatttttgtctccAGAGAGACGCTGGTTTCCTGCAGCTATGATATTTCCATGGGTTTGTGATGAGCATACTTGCGTTtggatgaactcctgcagccgTTTTTTGTTTCAAGCTCAGTTTGTGTCACCAGCTGTCAAAATTAAGCTAAATTGTTGACAATCTAAAACCAAATCTACCAGGAAACCTCTCTCACAACTAttgaaattgttcatttttatcgTCTCTCATTCTGCATTTATACAGACTGAGAGACAATGTTTTTTGTATGTCTGGAAATCATTGAGAAACACTGACttcctgctttgtttttgccaaacctaaacataaaaaaactgtaaataagttgtcattctttcctttgtttacacttctCTTCTTTTGCTGTCATGCTGTtgccccgcccctttcccctccctctTTGACGAGTATGTTTCTCCTGTTCAAGGACGTGGATAAAACCCAAACTGAGATCATGCGTCACCACACGAGCATCAGCGAGTTGAAGAGGAGCTTCATGGAGTCGGTGCCGGAGCCTCGGCCCAGCGAGTGGGACAAGCGTCTGTCCACCAACTCGCCGCTGCGCACTCTCAACATCAACGGGCAGCTGCAGCCGGCTGTGAGTCTGCGCAGATATCACCGACTGTTTCAGTAGAGTTAGGTGCAGTCTGACGAGATACAGGAAGCGCAGAGGGTCAAGAACCTTCAGGGGTTATGGATATCTGTTTGAAGCAGCTGTTTGGAGGAATCTGACATCAGTTTGGTCATTCTGTCTTTTAGTCTCCTGTGCTGAAGACCCAGACCGTCACCATCTCAGATGTCACCAACTCTCTCAGAGGAACGGTGGTCTATAAGGACGTCCCGCTGGTCCACACAGAGACCAAGACCATCACCTATGAGTCTGCACAGGTCAGAAGAGCTTCCAATGTGATCTAAGAACCCCAGACTTTGTGTTGGAATAAACACAATGGTGTGTTTTTATCTAACAGACCAATCCCTGGGGCTCtacttgtgtttatttaagctgacatattttagatttaataCTGATTGACACCTATAACAGTAATGAAGTGAAATGCATTACTTACCCTCAGATTTTAAATGGTCCGTacttatatatttgttttccaCCCActggttttttatttaatttaatggtTGTAATCAACATTAATGAGTTGTTTAGGTTCTCTCTCCTTACAAGATTTAACATAGATGTTGAAAATACGattcatttaagaaaaactttaaaaaatatcgaTTATTTGGGGTTTAAAGTAAAGTAAGTGACGAGTTCTGGTCCCTGAGGTCCAAACAGACAAGAGTCTGGTGCTGGTCACTGTTTTTGTGGAACACTAAAGGGTCGTCTCTCATGCAGCCCGTGGACAGCCCAGCTGAGAGGGAGTCAGGGATGCTGCTGAGCGCCCAGACCATCACCTCTGAGACCATcagcaccaccaccaccacccagaTCACAAAGGTCTGCATGCTTcaggactttttttgttttccagctccTCCACAATCAATTTTTCACTTAGAAAAATGGGAACCATTCAAAGTtgacatcacaaaaaaacaacttttcccTCATTTGCCAtagttttataacaaaaataaacttaaggccGTTTTTGTGATCTAATCTGGTGCAGTAAGGACAGATCACATGGTTCTACTGGGACAGTTGATTCTGGAAACAAGTACAAAGATATGTAATTATTAACACAGCTCTAGAATAGgacatgtaaattaaatatattcaggtttattttatattgtagGCACTTGAACATCTTCAGATTTTCTGCAAGTAAAGTAACTTGTTGTAGTTGTTATAATTAAAAGTGTTAATTGACTCAAATCCAATCAGAgcaataaaaactgaaagaaataaaaaaaggtcctTGTAAATATTTACCAATTACAGTTTTGTGGGatttatctttcattttattttaatttttcttgggTTATGAGTCAAATCTACTTATCATCGTCCGAAACACAaggtctttattttttgtaaaatgtttctgaaaatatattttattcctGATAAAGACACTGTcctacaacattttaaatatatgatCTCATGTTGAATATATTAATGAATGCATCCTTGAGGTGGAGGCCTTTTTAACACCACAGTAGAGGTAATGAGGTCATTAGGCCACAAGGGGGCAGTGTTAAATtagataaaatctttttttttaatttagagcaTTTTTGTTGATCAATAGACTGGCTGGATGTCTCCTTAAACACGTGAGCAGTCTAAATCAAAAATTTTGTCAAATATAGATGCGtttcttcatttattatttGGTGTCCTGTTGCAGACGGTGAAAGGTGGGATCTCTGAGACTCGCATTGAGAAGAGAATCGTCATCACCGGGGACACAGAGATTGATCATGATAAGGTGAAGAATGGATGTTCTGACAGaagacatttatatttttaaatcaaattataaatgaacaaaaacttttaaccattttcaaaataaactgttaaatataaaaaagtatttttttatataatatttaacCTGGCAAGATACGTTGgaagaaatgtataaaaactgacaaaattccatttgaaagaaaaaaaaggcaacagtagaaaacaaaaaataaaattgtaccatttttatttaatttcagcATCGTATAGGTGATTAGTATTCAGATTAACTGAAGGAAAACATAATTTAGATGATCAACAGTCTAATCAAAAGGCTCAGTCTgcctcatagaaaaaaaatagaaaaactaagAAGGATGAGTGAAAATTAAtcctaaaaactatttttttttcaagataacaACTAGTATTGAATGTTCTAACTCTGAATTAAATCATTGTTTTCATTAGGATAGAAGTAAAAacgtatatttttaaaagttttacatttaataatgAGGGTTTGACATTAGTTACATGTTTATGGAAATTAGTCGTTTCCCATTCTGCATACTTTGTTAGCAAAtatgatatatttatatagaatAAGTTGGATTACAGCTGCAGGATTTTTAATCCATACAATAATGGAGTTTTGTTGTGCACGTAACGCgtcacaatgacaataaagtctGTTCCATAAgagatttactgtatttttgtgttgcATGCTTGTGTCTGACGTTCCTCCTTTGCTCTCCATGCAGGCTTTGGCTCGAGCGATTAAAGAGGCCAAAGAGCAGCACCCTGACATGTCTGTGACCAAAGTGGTGGTGCATCAGGAGACAGAGATCACTCCGGAGTAGGAAGGTGAGCCTCCCAAGCCCTGATCTGACACATCATCGATGTGACATTCAGATGATCGgcttactgcaaaaaaaaaaagaaggacgGCAGAGTTTTTAGACTGAAAATAGATGATTCAGGACAACTTAGTTGTCCACTCACCAACTTCAAGGTGACCTATTGCAAAACACACTCTACAGTTGAAGTTTTCTTAAATCTGGAACATCTGCTCCTAAAAATATTGTTAGAAAATGAGGATAGGagtgggatttttttatgtttttaacgtattcttgtaaaaatgcaatttgaaaaagcttgtttttctgACACAGAAAATATCCTGGGCAGGCTTCAAGCTCCATGCTACGACCTCTCAGCGACAGTGGTGGCGGGGTTGGTCTGCTCTAACGGTACCGCCCACTACTCAGGGGcgaatttttaaataactactgccactctgcagaaactatgtcctagaaaataacagattttttattatggctaaaaactgcatcatgaTAAtgaaaagactactgggaatgctCCGAAAAttgatcagaagatgatcggattTGGGTTTAACAGATGCTTCAACTTTGTACATTAACAGGATCTTTGAGCAAAACACAGGTGATAtaaatttttttcacaaatgtgaCCATTTATTCAACATGTTTGCAGTCTTGTCACCATAGATTGTTTAAATGCTTTTAGTGTAATGCTAAAATCATTTTCTGCAGACATACACGGGATGATTTTAGCAAAGAACAAGTAACTACAACCTAAAAGATCAAGAGATTTTCTCATTGccaaaattcagaacaaaaatgaatggaAGATCTATTTCAACTCAAGGGGTGGACGTGTGTAAAAATCTGctgtaaaaaaatcagttgaagCAACTAAATCATCAATCACATTCTGAATAACTTGTCAAAGAAGAACTAGAACAAAAATACAACTAATAACGTGA contains:
- the epb41a gene encoding LOW QUALITY PROTEIN: protein 4.1 (The sequence of the model RefSeq protein was modified relative to this genomic sequence to represent the inferred CDS: substituted 1 base at 1 genomic stop codon); amino-acid sequence: MTTDEVETHQKSPNQKEEASQDTRLPSPEDDHLRPRNRNSAGRGLSRLFSSFLKRRSQCESEGGDRGKEEEEEAKAPIADPEPELRVEGDAAPDQHSVSSTEAEALQAEKNKDEDEKCGKETENTEEPAEEVAQEEEEVKNEEKECDPEGEGPPDKEKAVEEEAKGPRPPRRPKTMQIKVTLLDDATYECELDKHCKGQELFMKVCDHLNLLEKDYYGLGIWDNSFYXTWMDLNKEIRRQVQGSNYNFTFNVKFYPADPAQLSEDITRYYLCLQLRKDILQGRLPCSFVTLALLGSYALQSELGEYDPEVHGNDYGKEMKIAPGQTKELEDKMMELHRTYRAMTPAQADLMFLENAKKLSMYGVDLHQAKDLEGVDIMLGVCSSGLMVYKDKLRINRFPWPKVLKVSYKRSSFFIKIRPSEVEQYESAIGFKLPNYKAAKKLWKVCVEHHTFFRLTSTEMATTPRKFLALGSKFRYSGRTQAQTRQASSLIDRPAPLFQRSSSKRNSRSLDEAMASTPDNKSSRPVSAPLMSPVSPGEAAPSPLLPALLRSSQNEGSILRSQRSADRRGDRKTECKLDNARSHSPKGTPTAEIKTVAKKERRYSPSVTSGGREKKSQRPLKDCKMEMVRVRKKRAKRLEGETIYIRHSNLMLEDVDKTQTEIMRHHTSISELKRSFMESVPEPRPSEWDKRLSTNSPLRTLNINGQLQPASPVLKTQTVTISDVTNSLRGTVVYKDVPLVHTETKTITYESAQPVDSPAERESGMLLSAQTITSETISTTTTTQITKTVKGGISETRIEKRIVITGDTEIDHDKALARAIKEAKEQHPDMSVTKVVVHQETEITPE